One window of the Cryptomeria japonica chromosome 7, Sugi_1.0, whole genome shotgun sequence genome contains the following:
- the LOC131857174 gene encoding uncharacterized protein LOC131857174, producing MDSCQCSPTPCQCFPSPAPGAPLHIPLVWVVRAIMLGSMQLQLFLVVFGARRYFSSNPVLRFVVWGAYLAADAVAISALGIMTHSIKNVIYGLWAPILLIHLGGPDSITAYSIADNELWTRHFFIMFYQVLIAGYVIYISRLEGRLLAASILLFIAGASKYFERTCALRSASNSQMVNSTNALYKFMQVEGTHDREDYNYVVMGEQRLRQIGIPKTGESTLWNSLVSDNAIVTIKKVFEQEGRLKTEKYIFCLSHALFKMYKRRFVSLSFHEGALPKTRIFFITERLNCEKVFGIIEMELKFMYDVLFSKSGSTAFSMCGIALRLLNTCFLAVAAYLVFFQLTKKPAHKTVTFVIISVALAVEIIQLCRIALSDWTMVYLICAHIKDFSRPKGGGWYTVQMINFLMNLLGHVRKLWKKYWKNKINQYSITDARGESLRFMLQRAKSNSFCRSLVPLYLRVCHMNEEDSQNELNSLKSFIFEIVKDKCTPEQDIKICRDRIYDPDEYLISKSFEVPQEQEEIQLEDTILAWHIATSICEARDQAKDLQQFKVAIMLSRYFVYLLLVHPNILPLHADIAVLSFIDLQVAIIEKPKDVSSWSIDMTANASGNDNLRRSIHLADLLMKRSERWDIMAHYWGELLIYVAAYNKAPLHAECIASGGEFISQVWALLGHLGCGEQSDTAVTKRKDTKIDQGYLAEKRREEDQRNKRAKEIKRRQEKKKEMTVQEIHRERSEEDQNMKDEEEKETTLKSFIEEDEKKKKLQGRLKSIIEDPLS from the coding sequence ATGGACAGCTGTCAATGCTCGCCGACTCCATGTCAATGCTTTCCATCTCCAGCTCCAGGGGCGCCTTTGCATATTCCGCTTGTGTGGGTGGTCAGAGCTATAATGTTAGGCAGCATGCAGTTGCAGTTGTTCCTTGTTGTTTTTGGAGCGCGAAGATATTTTAGCTCAAATCCTGTGTTGCGCTTTGTTGTGTGGGGAGCTTACTTGGCTGCGGATGCCGTGGCTATCTCTGCGCTGGGCATCATGACGCATTCAATTAAGAATGTAATCTACGGATTATGGGCTCCTATACTGCTAATCCATCTGGGAGGACCCGACAGCATCACCGCATACTCCATAGCCGATAATGAACTGTGGACAAGGCactttttcattatgttttatcaAGTTCTAATTGCAGGTTATGTCATCTATATATCGAGATTAGAAGGGCGTCTATTGGCTGCTTCTATTCTTCTATTCATTGCTGGTGCTAGTAAGTATTTTGAGAGAACTTGTGCCTTGAGATCAGCCAGCAACAGCCAGATGGTGAATTCTACCAATGCCCTGTACAAATTTATGCAGGTTGAAGGTACACATGATCGAGAAGATTACAATTATGTGGTTATGGGAGAGCAAAGGCTACGGCAAATCGGGATTCCTAAGACTGGTGAGAGCACTCTCTGGAATTCCTTGGTTAGTGACAATGCAATAGTAACAATTAAAAAAGTGTTTGAACAGGAAGGCCGTCTGAAAACAGAAAAGTACATCTTCTGCTTGTCGCATGCTTTATTCAAAATGTATAAGCGGAGATTCGTAAGCCTCTCTTTTCATGAAGGAGCTCTGCCAAAAACCAGAATATTTTTTATAACTGAACGTCTAAACTGTGAGAAGGTGTTCGGAATTATAGAGATGGAATTGAAATTCATGTATGATGTACTGTTTTCGAAGTCAGGCAGTACAGCTTTCAGTATGTGTGGAATAGCATTGCGTCTTCTCAATACCTGCTTTCTGGCGGTGGCCGCCTATCTGGTTTTCTTTCAATTGACAAAGAAACCAGCTCATAAAACTGTTACGTTTGTGATTATTTCTGTAGCGCTTGCTGTAGAAATTATACAATTGTGTAGAATTGCATTATCAGATTGGACCATGGTGTACCTGATTTGTGCACATATCAAAGATTTCAGTAGACCGAAGGGTGGTGGCTGGTACACAGTTCAAATGATAAATTTTCTTATGAATTTGCTGGGTCATGTTCGCAAGCTGTGGAAGAAATACTGGAAGAATAAAATTAATCAATATTCCATAACAGATGCTCGTGGAGAGAGCCTCCGTTTTATGCTGCAGAGGGCTAAATCTAATTCGTTTTGCAGGAGTCTTGTGCCATTGTACCTCAGAGTATGCCATATGAACGAAGAGGACTCCCAGAATGAGTTGAATTCCTTGAAATCCTTTATCTTTGAAATAGTTAAGGATAAATGTACTCCTGAACAGGATATTAAAATCTGCAGAGACAGAATTTACGATCCTGATGAGTACTTGATTAGTAAGAGCTTCGAGGTGCCGCAGGAGCAGGAAGAGATACAGTTGGAAGATACGATTCTAGCGTGGCATATCGCCACATCAATTTGTGAAGCTCGTGACCAGGCCAAAGATCTCCAGCAGTTTAAAGTCGCTATCATGCTGTCCAGGTATTTTGTTTATCTTCTTTTGGTACACCCTAATATTCTGCCCCTCCATGCGGATATTGCAGTACTGTCTTTCATAGATCTTCAGGTAGCAATTATTGAAAAACCGAAAGATGTTTCCAGTTGGAGCATTGACATGACTGCTAATGCGTCTGGTAACGACAATTTACGTCGTTCCATCCATCTAGCAGATCTATTGATGAAGAGAAGTGAGAGATGGGATATAATGGCACACTACTGGGGCGAATTGCTGATATACGTGGCAGCTTACAACAAAGCTCCTCTCCACGCAGAGTGTATCGCTAGCGGCGGGGAATTTATATCTCAAGTGTGGGCTTTATTGGGGCATTTAGGCTGCGGAGAGCAATCAGACACTGCCGTAACTAAGAGGAAGGACACAAAAATTGACCAAGGCTACTTAGCAGAGAAGAGAAGGGAAGAGGACCAGAGGAATAAGAGAGCGAAGGAGATTAAGAGGaggcaagagaagaagaaggaaatgACAGTACAAGAAATTCACAGGGAGAGGAGCGAAGAAGACCAGAACATGAAAGATGAGGAGGAGAAGGAAACGACTCTAAAATCATTCAtcgaagaggatgagaagaagaaaaagCTCCAAGGGAGGCTCAAATCAATTATCGAAGATCCATTAAGCTAG